A portion of the Flavobacterium limnophilum genome contains these proteins:
- a CDS encoding Kelch repeat-containing protein, producing MITLKKVLAFSIILVPFFFASCSEDDTTEELVGNWIEKSSFDGPARSSAVGFVIGNYAYVTTGYTGDEYLNDLWVYNTDGDYWEQKADFIGVKRSAASGFELNGKGYVGLGYDGTNRLQDFYEYNPSTNVWTKKSDFLGSARYGAVGFQVAGKAYFGTGYDGNYLKDFYQYNPSTDTWTQSSGFGGDKRRNATVFVINDKAYFGTGISNNVLQYDFWEFDGTTEVWTKKRDINRGDTDEYNEDYALLRSNASSFVLNGLGYLVCGDNSTTVWQYNPTTDFWTEKTSLEASGRIDAFGFAANNKGYIVLGRAGTSYFDDLLEFKPNDEQVDND from the coding sequence ATGATTACATTAAAAAAGGTACTGGCATTTTCTATTATTCTTGTTCCGTTCTTTTTCGCAAGTTGCTCTGAAGATGACACAACAGAAGAGTTGGTTGGAAACTGGATAGAAAAATCTTCTTTTGACGGGCCTGCCAGATCAAGCGCAGTGGGTTTTGTCATTGGAAATTATGCCTACGTTACAACAGGATACACGGGTGATGAATACCTGAATGATTTGTGGGTTTATAATACTGACGGGGATTATTGGGAGCAAAAAGCCGATTTTATTGGTGTGAAACGTAGTGCAGCTTCCGGGTTTGAATTAAATGGCAAAGGATATGTTGGATTGGGTTATGACGGCACCAACCGACTCCAGGATTTTTACGAGTACAATCCATCGACTAATGTTTGGACAAAGAAATCAGACTTTTTGGGTTCGGCACGCTATGGAGCCGTTGGTTTTCAAGTGGCCGGCAAAGCTTATTTTGGAACGGGATATGATGGAAATTATCTAAAAGATTTTTACCAATACAATCCATCAACCGATACTTGGACACAGTCTTCCGGATTTGGAGGCGACAAGCGAAGAAACGCCACCGTTTTTGTAATAAATGACAAGGCTTATTTTGGAACAGGAATCAGCAACAACGTTTTGCAATATGATTTTTGGGAATTTGATGGAACTACCGAAGTTTGGACCAAAAAAAGAGATATTAACAGAGGGGATACTGACGAATATAATGAAGATTATGCGCTTTTAAGATCCAATGCAAGCAGTTTTGTGCTTAATGGCCTTGGCTATCTGGTTTGTGGTGATAATTCGACGACGGTTTGGCAGTACAATCCCACAACGGATTTTTGGACAGAAAAAACGTCACTGGAAGCTTCCGGCAGAATTGATGCTTTTGGTTTTGCGGCAAACAACAAGGGGTATATTGTTTTAGGTCGAGCAGGAACCAGCTATTTTGACGATTTATTGGAATTTAAACCCAATGACGAGCAAGTAGACAATGATTAA
- a CDS encoding aromatic hydrocarbon degradation protein: MKNKIWFILFFAVQSFCVFSQSVSTSPYSVYGLGSLYESDFGSIPSIGSSGIALPSTSFINNKNPASLGHIGKYSFFFDTGLKGIQTNYNSQSASEKRNNFQFSHIAVAFPITSKSGVSASLKPYSSATYLISNYKIPISNSNEFYYLDAASYGGLNSFDLSYGYKVQKRISLGLTTSFYFGNINDVKDFTIANSITNINKKSFYNGIRFTLGNQIKIDSTFNIGLTVKTPTKLAASKTQSVTTVNLTETQYVETAVDSDVTDYYLPLEFGVGFSKAFKKNISLTFDYEKSLWNGTNQTNLYGEFKNQDKFALGLSYVKKERSIYFSDRIHYFSGINYDTGFLSINNRNINNLAFSLGVGIPIDNTKSLLNITYSYGQKGSIGNDLIKENYHKIGINLSLEGIWFVKRKYD; encoded by the coding sequence ATGAAAAACAAAATTTGGTTTATATTATTTTTTGCCGTGCAATCTTTTTGCGTGTTTTCTCAAAGCGTTTCCACTTCACCCTATTCCGTTTATGGTTTGGGAAGCCTGTATGAATCCGATTTTGGCTCGATTCCTTCCATTGGTTCCTCGGGAATTGCCTTGCCATCCACATCGTTCATCAACAACAAAAACCCGGCTTCGTTGGGTCACATAGGCAAATACAGCTTCTTTTTTGACACTGGATTAAAAGGAATCCAGACCAATTATAACAGTCAATCAGCAAGCGAAAAAAGAAACAATTTCCAATTTTCGCACATTGCCGTTGCGTTTCCCATAACTTCAAAATCGGGAGTGAGCGCATCCTTGAAACCGTATTCGAGTGCCACTTATTTGATTTCAAATTATAAAATCCCCATCAGCAACAGCAATGAATTTTATTATTTAGACGCTGCCAGTTATGGAGGACTCAATAGTTTTGACCTTTCGTATGGTTATAAAGTTCAAAAAAGAATCTCGTTGGGACTAACGACTTCCTTCTATTTTGGCAATATCAACGATGTTAAAGATTTTACCATTGCCAATTCGATAACCAACATCAATAAAAAAAGTTTCTACAATGGAATCCGTTTTACTTTGGGGAATCAAATCAAAATTGACTCTACTTTCAACATTGGGTTAACGGTAAAAACACCAACAAAATTAGCCGCTTCAAAAACCCAATCGGTTACCACGGTAAACCTGACCGAAACCCAATATGTAGAAACGGCAGTAGATTCGGATGTAACGGATTATTATTTGCCCCTTGAATTTGGAGTAGGTTTCAGCAAAGCTTTCAAAAAAAATATCAGCCTCACTTTTGATTACGAAAAAAGCCTTTGGAACGGCACCAACCAAACCAATTTGTATGGCGAATTCAAAAACCAGGACAAATTTGCATTGGGATTATCCTATGTCAAAAAAGAACGCAGCATTTATTTTTCAGACCGAATCCATTATTTTTCAGGCATCAATTATGACACTGGTTTTCTTTCGATAAACAACAGAAACATCAACAATTTGGCCTTCAGTCTGGGAGTTGGAATCCCGATAGACAACACAAAATCCTTGTTGAACATCACTTACTCTTATGGTCAAAAAGGGAGTATCGGCAACGATTTAATAAAAGAAAACTATCACAAAATTGGAATAAATTTAAGTTTGGAAGGCATCTGGTTCGTAAAACGTAAATACGATTAA
- a CDS encoding DUF4270 family protein: MKYIWFLFLFINLFTSCQTDNLEGDFVVGSDYLSINNKVLLIDTLTVDVSTINFDSLVTSNQSRILIGNYTDPILGEVKSESYFELTPTTYTLGSSSDTQTVNYVFDSIAMILKYDRYYYGDTTKVQTINIHQLTQKVKPVVGDDNFYNNSVLSYDSKSIGSRTFYPKPIGKDSVNIQMDATFGKNLFNKLKNNEITSSDEFNDYFKGVVIKPSTANSSNVIGYTTACVMRMYYKQANSNSEDTYTKDFTIADVTKQFNNISLDKTGTILQNLPDSRNKLSSELTNNSAFIQSGTGIACRVDFPFIKQLKYISEKGVIVDAELIIKPIKNSASALYPIKDSLQVYECDHLNRISKILTNSGGSQMLAKLNTTPDEFNENIGYKINIGSFLNQEMLKTSGSKSSLIFTFPNIAKGVNRIVLGNQKNTENKLQLKIYYISY, encoded by the coding sequence ATGAAGTATATTTGGTTTCTCTTCCTTTTTATAAACCTGTTCACCTCTTGCCAAACCGACAATTTAGAAGGTGATTTTGTGGTGGGTTCTGATTATTTAAGCATCAACAACAAAGTCCTGCTGATTGACACCTTGACTGTTGACGTGTCCACCATCAATTTTGACTCCTTGGTAACCTCAAATCAAAGCAGAATTCTAATTGGCAATTACACGGATCCCATTTTGGGGGAAGTAAAATCGGAAAGCTATTTTGAATTAACGCCCACAACTTACACACTTGGAAGCAGTTCGGACACCCAAACCGTAAACTATGTTTTTGATTCCATCGCAATGATTTTAAAATATGACCGCTACTATTATGGCGACACCACGAAAGTTCAAACCATCAATATTCATCAATTGACCCAAAAAGTAAAACCTGTGGTTGGCGACGATAATTTCTACAATAATTCGGTTTTGAGCTATGACAGCAAAAGCATTGGCAGCAGAACTTTTTATCCAAAACCCATTGGAAAAGACTCCGTCAATATTCAAATGGATGCTACTTTCGGGAAAAACTTGTTCAATAAATTAAAAAACAATGAGATTACCAGTTCCGATGAATTCAACGATTATTTCAAGGGAGTCGTGATTAAACCCTCGACTGCAAATTCCTCCAATGTGATTGGTTATACAACTGCCTGCGTGATGCGAATGTATTACAAACAAGCCAATTCCAATTCCGAAGACACCTATACCAAAGATTTTACAATTGCCGATGTGACCAAACAATTCAACAACATTTCGTTGGACAAAACGGGAACGATTCTCCAAAACTTGCCAGATTCCAGAAATAAATTGTCCAGCGAATTGACCAATAACAGTGCCTTCATCCAGTCGGGAACGGGCATTGCGTGTCGAGTAGATTTTCCTTTCATAAAGCAATTAAAATACATTTCAGAAAAAGGAGTAATCGTGGATGCCGAACTAATTATCAAGCCCATCAAGAATAGCGCTTCGGCTTTATATCCCATAAAAGATTCCCTGCAAGTATATGAATGCGATCATTTAAACCGAATTTCCAAGATTTTGACCAATTCCGGTGGCTCGCAAATGTTGGCAAAGCTAAACACCACGCCGGATGAATTTAACGAAAACATTGGCTATAAAATTAACATTGGTTCCTTTCTAAACCAAGAAATGCTGAAAACATCCGGTAGTAAATCGTCCTTGATTTTTACGTTTCCCAATATTGCCAAAGGGGTAAACCGAATTGTTTTGGGCAATCAAAAGAACACGGAAAATAAACTACAATTAAAAATTTATTATATCTCCTACTAG
- a CDS encoding sialate O-acetylesterase: MKKYLAILFLAFSFCSNGNVRMPLLFSDGMVLQRNKPIPVWGWADANEKIEVRFNKQIKTITADSKGKWMLKLDAEKAGGPFELTIIGKNKIAIKDVLVGEVWICSGQSNMEFQMYKLPDFETQKEQANNPMIRHFGVAQDLSGSPKEDLKAGKWVVSNKENVGDFTAVGYFFAKKIYAELKIPIGIINTSWGGTCVETWTSREAFENSSEFKDMIAEVPQLDMDAVFETYKKSVLDNLKKVQGFEVTMTNENQFKNPNFEDKNWPEIKVPSLWENQQIGNIDGIVWMRKTIVLTAEQAQKEAVLHLSKVDDEDHTYVNGIEVGTNKIWDTKRVYKIPAGVLKEGMNVIAVRIADYTGGGGIYGDPADLNIDFNDSNVSLEGLWKFNVVQVKIAISPNSYPSLLYNAMVNPLIPYAFQGVLWYQGEANVGRAEQYKIAFPLMITDWRTKWNQGDFPFYFVQLSTFDEYGGNSKKGSKWAELREAQSETLKLPKTGMVVTTDIGNAKDIHPTNKQDVGKRLAAIALNNVYNKKMVYSGPTFLSQEIKGNQIILTFDNLGSGLSTSDSNGILKGFEIAGADKVFYSAKAIIQNNKVMVSSENVPNPVAVHYGWADDDTEINLFNKENFPASPFRTDNWEMITANEKYKVNR, encoded by the coding sequence ATGAAAAAATATCTTGCAATTCTGTTTTTAGCTTTTAGTTTTTGTTCTAATGGCAATGTCCGAATGCCGTTGTTGTTTTCCGATGGAATGGTTTTGCAACGCAACAAACCCATTCCGGTTTGGGGTTGGGCGGATGCCAATGAAAAAATCGAAGTCCGTTTCAACAAACAAATCAAAACCATCACGGCCGATTCCAAAGGGAAATGGATGCTAAAACTCGATGCCGAAAAAGCCGGTGGGCCTTTTGAATTGACCATTATTGGTAAAAACAAAATTGCCATCAAAGATGTTTTGGTGGGCGAAGTCTGGATTTGCAGCGGACAATCGAATATGGAATTTCAAATGTATAAATTACCCGATTTTGAAACCCAGAAAGAACAAGCCAATAACCCGATGATCCGTCATTTTGGGGTTGCCCAAGACTTGAGTGGTTCGCCAAAAGAGGATTTAAAAGCTGGAAAATGGGTAGTTTCCAATAAAGAAAATGTGGGTGATTTTACCGCCGTGGGTTACTTTTTTGCCAAAAAAATATACGCCGAATTAAAAATCCCCATCGGAATTATCAACACCTCTTGGGGCGGAACTTGTGTGGAGACTTGGACCAGCCGTGAAGCATTCGAAAATAGTTCCGAATTTAAAGATATGATAGCCGAAGTTCCCCAGTTGGATATGGATGCGGTTTTTGAAACATACAAAAAATCAGTTTTGGATAATCTCAAAAAAGTACAAGGTTTTGAGGTGACAATGACCAATGAAAACCAGTTTAAAAACCCGAATTTTGAGGATAAAAATTGGCCAGAAATAAAAGTGCCCTCTTTGTGGGAAAACCAACAAATAGGCAATATTGATGGGATAGTCTGGATGCGAAAAACCATTGTTTTGACCGCCGAGCAAGCTCAAAAAGAAGCCGTTTTACATTTGTCAAAAGTAGATGATGAAGATCATACTTATGTCAACGGAATTGAAGTGGGAACCAACAAAATTTGGGATACGAAAAGGGTCTATAAAATTCCAGCTGGCGTTTTGAAAGAAGGTATGAATGTCATCGCGGTTCGAATTGCTGATTATACCGGCGGTGGCGGAATATATGGCGATCCAGCCGATTTGAATATCGATTTCAATGATTCGAATGTATCCCTCGAAGGGCTTTGGAAATTTAATGTGGTACAGGTAAAAATAGCCATTTCTCCCAATAGTTATCCTTCATTATTGTACAATGCAATGGTCAATCCATTGATTCCCTACGCCTTTCAAGGTGTTTTGTGGTATCAAGGCGAAGCCAACGTAGGTAGAGCGGAACAATACAAAATTGCCTTTCCTTTGATGATAACAGATTGGAGAACAAAATGGAATCAAGGCGATTTCCCTTTTTATTTTGTGCAATTATCCACTTTTGACGAATATGGCGGCAATAGCAAAAAGGGCAGCAAATGGGCTGAACTTCGCGAAGCACAAAGCGAAACCCTAAAATTGCCCAAGACGGGAATGGTGGTAACGACAGATATTGGTAATGCAAAAGACATTCATCCAACGAACAAACAGGATGTTGGAAAACGATTGGCAGCCATTGCCTTGAACAATGTTTATAACAAAAAAATGGTTTATTCTGGACCTACTTTTTTATCTCAAGAAATCAAAGGAAATCAAATAATTCTTACTTTTGACAACCTTGGCAGCGGATTGTCAACCTCGGATTCAAATGGAATTTTAAAAGGATTTGAAATTGCTGGAGCAGACAAAGTTTTTTATTCCGCCAAAGCGATTATTCAAAACAATAAAGTAATGGTTTCCAGCGAAAATGTGCCAAATCCTGTCGCTGTTCATTATGGTTGGGCGGATGACGACACGGAAATCAATCTTTTCAACAAAGAAAATTTTCCCGCATCGCCTTTCAGAACCGACAATTGGGAAATGATTACCGCCAATGAAAAATATAAGGTAAATAGGTAG
- a CDS encoding DUF4907 domain-containing protein: MKFIKLLLVFLFLVSCKNNAELEVKSFKLNDGWGYTIETNDKIIIKQTVIPTVSSRKSFKTEADALKVGNWVLERIKQNLSPTVAKKDLILLEISL; encoded by the coding sequence ATGAAATTCATAAAGCTACTTTTGGTTTTCCTGTTTCTTGTATCCTGTAAAAACAACGCCGAATTGGAAGTAAAATCATTCAAGCTCAATGACGGTTGGGGGTATACCATAGAAACAAATGACAAGATAATTATCAAGCAAACCGTGATTCCAACCGTCTCATCCAGAAAGAGTTTCAAAACAGAAGCCGATGCATTGAAGGTTGGAAATTGGGTGTTGGAAAGAATTAAACAAAATTTATCTCCCACTGTTGCCAAAAAAGATTTAATTTTATTGGAAATATCGCTTTAA
- a CDS encoding DUF6268 family outer membrane beta-barrel protein, translating into MKTGKAVKWMFLGFVCHLNAQNNFSAEFAINTQPTENIKINETSFGVDYGKTFDSKYRIENELRFNSKNISYPNNDLYNSVTTYSEVSNKFGFSYFKSDKMQLHFKLEPYIASENDLKISDLDLLGELNVDFILDSNKKLIIGASRNNFLGKTMVLPVFSFYYEYNKKLNLSIGFPESKLDYSNNSRNVFSLKNAFNGSVYNLENASNSLALNSTKSSFSQLTTSLEYERNMDSNWYVNFKVGYDFNRKYLLLDNNYNTTFDFDIKDGCQFGLTIKYKH; encoded by the coding sequence ATGAAAACAGGAAAAGCAGTAAAATGGATGTTTTTAGGTTTTGTTTGTCATCTTAATGCCCAAAATAATTTTTCGGCTGAATTTGCGATCAACACCCAGCCAACAGAAAACATAAAAATTAATGAAACCAGTTTTGGAGTAGATTATGGCAAAACATTTGATTCAAAATATAGGATAGAAAACGAGTTAAGATTCAATTCCAAAAACATCAGTTACCCCAACAATGATTTGTATAATTCCGTGACGACTTATAGTGAAGTGAGCAATAAATTTGGTTTCAGTTATTTCAAAAGCGACAAAATGCAGCTCCATTTCAAATTGGAACCTTATATCGCCAGCGAAAATGATTTAAAGATTTCGGATTTGGATTTGTTGGGAGAATTGAATGTAGATTTTATTTTGGATTCCAATAAAAAGCTGATAATAGGAGCAAGCAGGAACAATTTTTTAGGAAAAACGATGGTGCTTCCCGTGTTCTCTTTTTATTATGAATACAACAAAAAGCTAAATCTATCCATTGGATTTCCAGAATCAAAATTGGATTATTCCAATAATAGCCGAAATGTTTTTTCCCTGAAAAACGCTTTCAACGGAAGTGTGTACAATTTAGAAAATGCTTCTAATTCATTGGCTTTGAACAGTACAAAATCAAGCTTTTCGCAGCTAACGACATCATTGGAATATGAAAGAAATATGGATAGTAATTGGTATGTTAATTTTAAAGTGGGTTACGATTTTAATCGAAAATACCTGCTTTTAGACAACAATTACAATACGACTTTCGATTTTGACATCAAAGACGGCTGTCAATTCGGATTAACAATTAAATATAAACATTAA
- a CDS encoding transposase, with translation MQQFQGKYRIETARAKWWDYSNEGDYFITICTKNREHLFGYVKDEKMILNEYGQIVSDCWFDLPNHYKNIVLDEFQIMPNHIHCIVGVDNSKIINPDSNPDSVETGLKPVCTTNDITNDTTNDITNANSDDKIHGVFEFMRALKSFSSRKINEKRNSKGVSNWQERFHDHIIRNEAEYNRIKNYIINNPKNWDKDCFFSGDT, from the coding sequence ATGCAACAATTCCAAGGAAAATACCGCATAGAAACAGCTAGAGCCAAATGGTGGGATTATTCTAATGAGGGAGATTATTTTATTACAATTTGCACCAAAAATCGAGAGCATTTATTCGGATATGTAAAGGATGAAAAAATGATATTAAATGAATATGGCCAAATTGTATCCGATTGTTGGTTTGATTTGCCCAATCATTATAAAAATATTGTATTGGATGAATTTCAGATAATGCCCAATCATATTCATTGTATCGTGGGCGTTGATAATTCAAAAATAATTAATCCCGATTCCAATCCCGATAGCGTAGAGACGGGTTTGAAACCCGTCTGTACTACGAATGATATCACGAATGATACCACGAATGATATCACGAATGCAAATTCCGATGATAAAATTCACGGTGTATTTGAATTTATGCGAGCATTAAAATCATTTTCATCCCGAAAGATTAATGAAAAAAGAAATTCAAAAGGAGTGTCAAATTGGCAAGAACGATTTCACGATCACATAATTAGGAATGAAGCAGAATACAATAGAATTAAAAATTATATCATAAACAATCCCAAAAATTGGGATAAGGATTGTTTTTTCAGTGGCGACACGTAG
- a CDS encoding glycoside hydrolase family 95 protein has protein sequence MRKLYIVLIISILYGKVAAQSDHILWYNQPADYFEESLVLGNGKQGATVFGGVNSEKIYLNDITLWSGQPVNANMNPEAYKNLPAIREALKNENYKLAEELNKKIQGKNSESFAPLGTLNIDNHHTGKATNYYRELDISKAISKISYEIDGVKFTREYFVSAPDKIMVIRLTSSKEGALNFDINSSSLLKFKTEVKENVLSMNGVAPTHENPGYKGNAAYLSQQQIADIKENGSGTRFTSSIKIKNIDGTITSSGSSLGLKNGTEALIYVSIATSFNGFDKNPATEGLNNKAIALDNLNKAFSKSFDKLKLSHITDYQKFYNRVELNLGKTTALNLPTDERLLRYSEGKEDKNLEILYFQYGRYLLISSSRTLGVPANLQGLWNPYLNPPWSSNYTMNINLEENYWLAENTNLSEMHAPLLSFIKNLSVTGKVTAKTFYGVNEGWAAAHNSDIWAMTNPVGQFGKEEPMWACWNMAGAWLSTHIWEHYVFTQDKNYLKNEGYEIMKGASQFCLKWLVEDKNGNLITSPSTSPENQYITPDGFIGATIYGGTADLAMIRECFDKTIKASKVLNVDAEFRTKLETALSKLHPYQIGKKGNLQEWYFDWNDKDPKHRHQSQLFGLFPGDHITPLKTPELANASRQTLEIKGDETTGWSKGWRINLWARLWDGNRSYKMFRELLRYVDPDGKKTEKPRRGGGTYPNLFDAHPPFQIDGNFGGAAAVAEMLVQSNETEIRLLPALPDAWESGFVKGICARGGFEIAMEWNTKILKKVTIFSKNGGKTILISGDKNKTITLKKGQKMEINW, from the coding sequence ATGAGAAAATTATATATCGTTTTGATTATTTCCATTTTATATGGAAAAGTGGCAGCCCAATCAGACCATATTCTGTGGTACAATCAGCCAGCTGATTATTTTGAGGAAAGTCTGGTTTTAGGTAACGGAAAACAAGGAGCAACCGTTTTTGGAGGTGTCAATTCAGAGAAGATTTATTTGAATGACATCACGCTTTGGTCTGGCCAACCCGTAAATGCGAATATGAATCCCGAGGCTTACAAGAATTTGCCTGCCATTCGCGAAGCATTGAAAAATGAAAATTATAAACTCGCCGAAGAATTAAATAAAAAGATTCAAGGTAAAAACTCGGAATCTTTTGCGCCTTTGGGAACACTGAATATTGATAATCATCACACAGGAAAAGCGACCAATTATTATCGGGAACTGGACATTTCGAAAGCCATTTCGAAAATAAGTTATGAAATTGATGGAGTCAAATTTACCCGCGAATACTTTGTTTCTGCACCTGATAAAATTATGGTAATCAGGTTGACCAGTAGCAAGGAAGGAGCCTTGAATTTTGACATTAATTCCAGTAGTTTATTGAAATTTAAAACCGAAGTTAAAGAAAATGTACTTTCTATGAATGGTGTGGCACCCACTCACGAAAACCCAGGTTATAAGGGTAATGCAGCTTATCTTTCACAACAGCAAATAGCAGATATAAAGGAAAATGGTTCTGGTACACGATTCACATCGTCTATAAAAATTAAAAACATAGATGGAACAATCACAAGTTCTGGTTCAAGTTTAGGATTAAAAAATGGAACGGAAGCCTTGATTTATGTTTCTATTGCCACCAGTTTTAATGGTTTCGACAAAAATCCTGCTACCGAGGGTTTGAATAACAAAGCCATTGCCTTGGATAATTTAAACAAAGCTTTTTCAAAATCATTCGATAAATTGAAACTATCACATATTACAGATTATCAAAAATTCTATAACCGAGTGGAATTGAATTTAGGAAAAACAACAGCTCTTAATTTGCCAACTGATGAACGTTTGTTGCGCTATTCAGAAGGAAAAGAAGACAAGAATCTGGAGATTTTATATTTCCAATACGGTCGTTATTTGCTCATCAGCAGTTCTAGAACTTTGGGGGTTCCAGCCAATTTACAAGGACTATGGAATCCGTATCTCAATCCGCCTTGGAGCAGCAATTACACGATGAACATCAATTTGGAAGAGAATTATTGGTTGGCCGAAAACACCAATCTTTCGGAAATGCACGCACCTCTTTTGAGTTTCATCAAAAATCTTTCAGTGACGGGAAAAGTGACCGCCAAGACTTTTTACGGAGTGAATGAAGGCTGGGCAGCAGCACATAATTCAGATATTTGGGCGATGACCAATCCTGTTGGGCAATTCGGAAAAGAAGAACCGATGTGGGCGTGTTGGAATATGGCGGGAGCCTGGTTGAGCACCCATATTTGGGAACATTATGTGTTTACCCAAGACAAGAATTACCTCAAAAACGAGGGTTACGAAATTATGAAAGGCGCTTCACAGTTTTGTTTGAAATGGTTGGTGGAAGACAAAAACGGCAATTTAATCACTTCGCCGTCAACTTCTCCCGAAAATCAATATATAACTCCCGACGGTTTCATTGGCGCCACGATTTACGGTGGAACAGCAGATTTGGCAATGATTCGAGAATGTTTCGACAAAACCATCAAGGCTTCGAAAGTATTGAACGTGGATGCGGAATTTAGAACAAAATTGGAAACTGCACTTTCCAAATTGCATCCGTACCAAATTGGGAAAAAAGGAAATTTGCAAGAATGGTATTTCGATTGGAATGACAAAGACCCCAAACACCGCCATCAATCGCAGTTGTTTGGACTTTTTCCGGGTGACCATATCACGCCATTGAAAACACCTGAATTGGCCAATGCTTCTAGACAAACTTTGGAGATAAAAGGGGATGAAACCACGGGTTGGTCCAAAGGCTGGCGCATCAATCTTTGGGCTAGACTTTGGGACGGCAATCGTTCTTATAAAATGTTTCGTGAACTCCTTCGTTATGTTGATCCAGACGGAAAGAAAACGGAAAAACCAAGAAGAGGAGGAGGGACGTATCCCAACTTGTTCGATGCGCATCCGCCGTTTCAAATCGACGGAAATTTTGGAGGAGCAGCTGCCGTTGCCGAAATGTTGGTTCAGTCCAACGAAACCGAAATCAGGTTGCTTCCCGCTTTGCCCGATGCTTGGGAAAGCGGTTTCGTAAAAGGAATTTGTGCCCGAGGAGGATTTGAAATTGCAATGGAATGGAACACCAAAATTCTAAAAAAAGTGACCATTTTTTCTAAAAATGGAGGAAAAACAATCCTTATTAGCGGCGACAAAAACAAGACAATCACTTTGAAAAAAGGACAGAAAATGGAAATAAATTGGTAA
- a CDS encoding ATP-binding cassette domain-containing protein: MVAKFENINKTFCTSAGTYNWNEETSINLNKGEILLITGKSEYSKKTLLTLMGCLINPNEGILEINGKNINLSCYEEMALIQSQTIGFVFHQHNLLESINTEENVAFPLKVQNLKSDEIRQKTTEALKMVDMYEHRKKMPKQLSKLEKQQILIARALANNPQIMVCDKPTAFLDRQSGVFIMEKLKALAKSGKTIVILNHDPRYNEYANRAVEVKNGIVNELILVQ, translated from the coding sequence ATGGTAGCTAAATTTGAAAACATCAACAAGACTTTCTGCACCAGTGCCGGAACGTACAATTGGAATGAAGAAACCAGTATCAACCTCAATAAAGGTGAAATTTTATTGATTACCGGAAAATCCGAATATTCGAAAAAAACATTGCTCACCTTAATGGGATGCCTCATCAATCCGAATGAGGGAATTCTTGAAATCAACGGAAAAAATATCAATCTTTCGTGTTACGAAGAAATGGCGCTGATTCAATCACAAACCATTGGATTTGTTTTTCATCAACACAATTTATTGGAGTCCATAAATACCGAAGAAAACGTGGCGTTTCCGCTAAAGGTTCAAAATTTAAAATCGGATGAAATCAGGCAAAAAACTACCGAAGCCCTGAAAATGGTCGATATGTACGAACATCGAAAAAAAATGCCCAAACAACTTTCGAAATTGGAAAAACAGCAAATCCTAATCGCCAGGGCTTTGGCCAACAATCCCCAAATTATGGTTTGTGACAAGCCAACCGCTTTTTTGGATAGACAAAGCGGCGTGTTCATTATGGAAAAACTGAAAGCATTGGCAAAATCAGGCAAAACAATCGTGATTTTAAATCACGACCCAAGATATAATGAATATGCCAATCGCGCCGTTGAAGTAAAAAACGGAATCGTGAATGAACTCATTTTGGTGCAATAA